ACCGCTTTTGGGGCTTTTGGGGACCGTTTTAGGCATGGTGGAAGTCTTCCGCACCATTTCCGCAGGCCGCGGGGCTGACATGCTGTATCTCGCATCTGGCATATGGGAAGCCCTCTTGACCACGGTGGCAGGGCTTTCCGTAGCCATACCGGTCGTTCTCGCTTACGCATATCTCTCTTCCAAAGTTGACATGGTCGAGGAAACGCTATCCCGAGGTGCAGATTTTATCCTCAGGGAAAAACTGCTAAGAGGCGAAAATATTCGTGATGCTTAGGCATGCATTTTTGGCTTTCATTCTAATCGCATTTCTCGCCCCTCCTGCAAATGGGGCAAACCAACCTCAGCGCATTGTCTCTTTGGCACCAGCCATAACGGAGACGCTATTCTTACTGGGAGCCGGTAACTGCGTCGTGGGAGTAACAGACTACGACACGTTCCCGGAGGTCGTAAGGGAGCTGCCGAGCGTCGGTGGTTACAGCAACCCGTCGATAGAGCGCATCCTCTCTATAAAACCGGATTTGGTGGTAGGCATAAAAACGTTCCATAGAGAACTATTAGATAGGCTATCTGAAATGGGGATAAAGACGCTTGAGCTTACGATGCACCGAAGGCTTTATAACGTAAAGGAATCCATCCTTGCATTGGGGAAGGCCATAGGAAAGGAAGATGCCGCCGAAGCGCTCTGGGGTAAGATAACTTCTGGCCTGGAAAACCTAAAGGAGGAGGTCGCACGTCGTTATCGAGACGGTGCCCCATCGATCCTTGTCGTGGTGTGGCATGAGCCGCTCATCGTGGCTGGAGGCTACAGTTATTTGGATGACATCATGCGAGCGATAGGCTTACCCAACGCTGCCGGTTCCATCCGCTACACATTTCCTCAAATGAGTAGAGAAAAACTCTTGGCCTTAAACCCCAAGATAGTGATCCTGGCCAAGGCCGAGAGGGGAATGTCCCCTGACAGAGATGCCGTAGGGAGGTTACTCTCTGACCTGCCGCTCGACATCTTGGGCATAGCAGAGGTTAAAAACGATGCGATCCTTCATCCGGGCCCTCGCGCTTTAGAGGCAGCACGAGTTCTCGTCGAAGCAGTGGCTGAGGTGAGTGAAAATGCGCCATAGCACCAAGCGACGCGGGCCGGATGTGGACCTGACGCCACTCGTGGACACTCTCTTCATGCTCATCCTCTTCTTCGTCCTTACGGCGGCGTTCGTCCAGGGCAGGATAGATGTTAATCTCCCACGGGTGAGCGGATCCTCTATTGCGGGCACCCCGAACGTTATAGTGGTGCAAAAGGATGGCTCTCTGCTATGGAACGGAAAGCCTGCCGAGCTCGAGGAAGTGTCCAGCTTAGCCCGTCGTGCAAGCGATAAAGGGCAACCCATCCTGATCGCCGGCGATGAGGAGGCAAACTACGGCGCAGTTGTCTCTGTCCTCGATTCGCTTCAAAAAGCAGGCATAGAAAATGTGAGCCTCGCCGTAGGTGGAGAGTCGCCGTGAAGCGCTGGACCCTTCCGATAGCGCTGAGCTTGCTTCTTCATGTGCTTGTCTTTTCTTGGGCGGCCCTTTGTTTTTGTCTGCCGGAAGAGCCAAAGCAGAGGCAAATTGCCGTCAAACTGGTTAGGATGCCGGCGCTTACGGCCCATGCGGAGGCAGGAAAGATGGAAGAACACATTGGACCGGCGCCTGCTTTTGAAGAATCGAAGACGGGGCAAGCTTTTAAAGCTGAGGAAGACGAGAAAGAGATAAGTAATAACAATGCAAAAAAAGATACAACCGCAAAAGCGAAAAACACATCTAAAACATTGGGGAAAAACCAAAAAGAGGTCAAAAA
Above is a window of Acetomicrobium sp. S15 = DSM 107314 DNA encoding:
- a CDS encoding ExbD/TolR family protein is translated as MRHSTKRRGPDVDLTPLVDTLFMLILFFVLTAAFVQGRIDVNLPRVSGSSIAGTPNVIVVQKDGSLLWNGKPAELEEVSSLARRASDKGQPILIAGDEEANYGAVVSVLDSLQKAGIENVSLAVGGESP
- a CDS encoding ABC transporter substrate-binding protein, which gives rise to MLRHAFLAFILIAFLAPPANGANQPQRIVSLAPAITETLFLLGAGNCVVGVTDYDTFPEVVRELPSVGGYSNPSIERILSIKPDLVVGIKTFHRELLDRLSEMGIKTLELTMHRRLYNVKESILALGKAIGKEDAAEALWGKITSGLENLKEEVARRYRDGAPSILVVVWHEPLIVAGGYSYLDDIMRAIGLPNAAGSIRYTFPQMSREKLLALNPKIVILAKAERGMSPDRDAVGRLLSDLPLDILGIAEVKNDAILHPGPRALEAARVLVEAVAEVSENAP